A section of the Paralichthys olivaceus isolate ysfri-2021 chromosome 16, ASM2471397v2, whole genome shotgun sequence genome encodes:
- the fitm1l gene encoding fat storage-inducing transmembrane protein 1, with product MRVWLWAEMFLNTVLVVLTDLTARLLGNTMFRQHFHLLLSAVVMFGPALSLWVSQHSVFAKRSHFLYRVFLSSGWGWTCIFVGSFVFLLSFSIRRSLGLSIRHLSRLGVAGGLWLIFCKLLNHLENATGSCYEPLLSGPEVTSGQPVLVLREGESRFECLRAGLLWRGYEVSEDVFLLCLCCLLLAEETAVFGPYLSLGGISDAPLRILFLFCVLLLGLWIFLLLCLLAYFPQFPTQLLGGALGCLSWRGLYQGWYRQGPSWYCPGRPGQGLLNTKTGGTEDQDAQLSHDHCD from the exons ATGAGAGTTTGGTTGTGGGCAGAGATGTTTCTGAACACGGTGCTGGTGGTCCTGACGGACCTGACGGCCCGGCTCCTTGGTAACACAATGTTCCGGCAGCACTTCCACCTGCTGCTGTCTGCGGTGGTGATGTTCGGTCCTGCACTGAGCCTTTGGGTCTCCCAGCACAGCGTCTTTGCCAAGAGGAGCCACTTTCTGTACAG GGTGTTCCTGAGCTCCGGCTGGGGCTGGACCTGCATCTTTGTGGGTTCcttcgtcttcctcctctccttctccatccGTCGCTCCCTTGGCCTCTCCATCCGTCACCTCTCCAGGCTCGGGGTGGCTGGTGGCCTGTGGCTCATTTTTTGCAAACTCCTGAACCATCTGGAGAATGCCACAGGAAGCTGCTATGAACCTTTACTCAGTGGCCCAGAGGTGACAAGCGGCCAGCCTGTGTTGGTGTtaagagagggggagagcagGTTTGAGTGCCTCAGAGCTGGGCTGCTGTGGAGAGGATATGAGGTTTCAGAGGacgtcttcctcctctgtctgtgctgcctgctgctggcAGAGGAAACGGCCGTGTTCGGTCCTTATCTAAGTTTGGGAGGAATCTCAGATGCTCCTCTGAggatcctcttcctcttctgtgttCTCTTGCTGGGGCTCTGGatctttctgcttctctgtctcttaGCTTACTTTCCCCAGTTCCCCACCCAGCTGCTGGGGGGCGCTCTAGGCTGTCTGAGCTGGAGGGGACTGTATCAGGGTTGGTATCGCCAGGGGCCCAGCTGGTACTGTCCCGGGAGGCCTGGACAGGGACTGCTCAACACCAAGACTGGAGGTACTGAGGATCAGGACGCACAACTGAGCCACGATCACTGTGATTAA
- the trnau1apb gene encoding tRNA selenocysteine 1-associated protein 1-like, translated as MFNRQTSLWMGDLDPYMDENFIKQAFSAMGESPFGVKIITHRTTGGSAGYCFVELADEASVDRCVQRLNGKLVPGSNPPRKFKLNYATYGKRPEAGPEFSVFVGDLASEVDDFQLHQVFKKYPSCKGAKVVTDQYGYSRGYGFVKFGEEGEQKKAIEECQGTMLGGKPLRLSIAVAKSQKMSSYHGGQGQNYHSNYNQSQSNYYGSQSGQGGYYPQWGGYDQYGGYNNSGYNSGYNSGYNYNYGPYGYPPPGQMMPPPPIGMPPTSTDTSGAVETHEETEDLEEDNAEEPTSACDVDQWNKDFMQRSEELYDAMMNCHWETLDSVESTVTSLP; from the exons ATGTTCAACAGACAGACGAGCCTGTGGATGGGGGAC ttGGACCCATACATGGATGAGAACTTCATCAAGCAGGCCTTTAGTGCCATGGGAGAGTCGCCATTTGGAGTCAAGATCATCACTCACAGGACAACAGG TGGTTCTGCAGGATACTGCTTTGTGGAGCTGGCAGATGAGGCAAGTGTTGACCGCTGCGTTCAAAGACTTAATGGAAAACTGGTTCCAGGATCAAATCCG CCCCGGAAGTTTAAGCTAAACTATGCCACCTACGGGAAACGGCCAGAGGCAGG GCCagagttttcagtgtttgtagGCGACTTGGCCTCTGAAGTGGACGACTTCCAGCTGCACCAAGTTTTTAAGAAGTATCCTTCCTGCAAAGGAGCCAAAGTCGTCACCGACCAGTACGGATACTCCAG AGGTTACGGTTTCGTCAAGTTTGGGGAGGAGGGCGAGCAGAAGAAGGCGATTGAGGAGTGCCAGGGAACAATGCTCGGTGGAAAGCCGCTCAGACTCAGTATTGCTGTGGCAAAGAG CCAGAAGATGAGCAGCTACCACGGGGGCCAGGGCCAGAATTACCACAGCAACTACAACCAGTCGCAGTCCAATTACTACGGCAGCCAAAGCGGTCAGGGGGGTTACTACCCTCAGTGGGGGGGCTACGATCAGTACGGTGGCTATAACAACAGTGGCTATAACAGCGGATACAACAGTGGCTACAACTACAACTATGGGCCCTATGGATACCCTCCACCAGGTCAAATGATGCCGCCGCCTCCTATTGGGATGCCACCCACGTCCACAGACACGTCAGGAGCAGTAGAG ACCCACGAGGAGACTGAGGATTTAGAGGAGGATAATGCAGAAG AGCCCACCTCTGCCTGTGACGTGGACCAGTGGAACAAAGACTTCATGCAGCGCAGCGAGGAGCTCTACGACGCCATGATGAACTGTCACTGGGAAACTCTGGACTCTGTTGAGTCCACCGTCACCTCCCTTCCTTGA